The Pseudomonas eucalypticola genome has a window encoding:
- a CDS encoding sensor histidine kinase, which translates to MNSILARWKAKRSRQSLAQRIIVVFAVMTTLVAGVFAVGIVATVHVVEKKLTTTGLGGNLHRLLLMENRDDWSHRPEKDELFFADEGDGDLAMPPDLAPLEPGFHEVRRLERSWYAMVRVVNGRKYVLLRDQQGFEERERLLFGVVITGFVLSLLGSILLGWLLSRKVMAPVIRLARQVRHRDQLMDLAPPLAPDYAADEVGTLAKSFDDTLGRLRSALVREKLFTGDVSHELRTPLMVLASSSELLLENPALDARARDQVSRIARASSAMRQLVDTFLLLARAENAEGGQGQSAGMLQVAQELVDTWRTPIEHKGLVLIYQADAAGTGVYNQTFLGAVMGNLLRNAWHYTDEGFIRLTLLPDGFTVEDSGIGIPEEKRLEMFQPFVRGDEQRGEGLGLGLSLVQRICVNEGWTVTLTSREPHGCCFAVHLGG; encoded by the coding sequence ATGAATTCGATTCTCGCCCGCTGGAAAGCCAAGCGCTCGCGCCAGAGCCTGGCTCAACGAATCATAGTCGTCTTTGCCGTGATGACCACACTGGTAGCCGGGGTGTTCGCCGTCGGCATCGTCGCGACCGTGCACGTGGTGGAGAAAAAACTCACCACGACCGGCCTGGGCGGCAACCTGCATCGGCTGTTGTTGATGGAGAACCGTGACGACTGGAGTCACCGCCCGGAAAAGGACGAGCTGTTTTTCGCCGACGAAGGGGACGGCGACCTGGCCATGCCGCCGGATCTGGCGCCGCTGGAGCCGGGGTTCCATGAAGTGCGGCGCCTGGAGCGCAGTTGGTACGCCATGGTGCGGGTCGTCAACGGCCGCAAGTATGTGCTGCTGCGTGACCAGCAGGGTTTCGAAGAGCGCGAACGGTTGCTGTTCGGCGTCGTGATCACCGGTTTTGTGCTCAGCCTGCTGGGTTCCATCCTGTTGGGCTGGCTGCTGTCGCGCAAGGTCATGGCGCCGGTGATCCGCCTGGCCCGCCAGGTGCGCCACCGCGATCAATTGATGGACCTGGCGCCGCCGCTGGCCCCGGATTACGCCGCCGACGAAGTGGGCACCCTGGCCAAGTCATTCGATGACACCTTGGGGCGGCTGCGCTCAGCACTGGTGCGCGAGAAGTTGTTTACCGGCGATGTCAGCCATGAATTGCGCACGCCCCTGATGGTGCTCGCCAGTTCCAGCGAATTGTTGCTGGAGAACCCGGCACTGGATGCCCGGGCTCGCGACCAGGTGTCGCGCATTGCGCGCGCCAGCAGCGCCATGCGCCAACTGGTGGACACCTTCCTGTTGCTGGCCCGTGCTGAAAATGCCGAAGGCGGGCAGGGGCAGAGCGCAGGCATGCTGCAGGTAGCCCAGGAACTGGTCGACACCTGGCGCACGCCCATCGAACACAAGGGGCTGGTGCTGATCTACCAGGCCGACGCTGCCGGCACGGGGGTTTACAACCAGACGTTCCTCGGCGCGGTGATGGGCAACCTGCTGCGCAATGCCTGGCACTACACGGACGAAGGGTTCATCCGCCTGACCCTGTTGCCCGATGGCTTTACCGTGGAGGACAGCGGTATCGGCATTCCCGAGGAAAAGCGCCTGGAGATGTTCCAGCCGTTCGTGCGCGGTGACGAGCAGCGGGGCGAGGGGCTGGGGTTGGGCCTGTCATTGGTGCAGCGCATTTGCGTGAACGAAGGCTGGACAGTGACCCTGACCAGCCGTGAACCTCACGGCTGTTGCTTCGCCGTGCACCTGGGCGGTTAA
- a CDS encoding DUF1652 domain-containing protein translates to MMTLGLCSLELRNIIECAFLPAHCTCTLAPDQSLTVQVTDPVTGQVELMVTGISTDRLNSSRAISVLISELRQDLEHNRTTFPHALAG, encoded by the coding sequence ATGATGACACTGGGACTCTGTTCGCTTGAACTTCGCAACATCATCGAGTGCGCGTTCCTGCCGGCTCATTGCACTTGCACCCTGGCGCCGGACCAGTCGCTGACGGTGCAGGTGACCGACCCTGTGACCGGCCAGGTGGAATTGATGGTGACCGGTATTTCGACCGATCGTCTCAACAGCAGCCGCGCCATCTCCGTGCTGATCAGTGAGTTGCGCCAAGACCTTGAGCATAACCGCACGACCTTCCCTCACGCCCTGGCTGGCTGA
- a CDS encoding MdtA/MuxA family multidrug efflux RND transporter periplasmic adaptor subunit, whose translation MQPAGTRKFPRWLFGLLILVLLIAAGVYWRSHSTSAQHEAGPPEKGRPHGGRPGGNPMRPGFGPSSGPTPVRVAPVTVGDFPVYNKALGTVTATNTISVRSRVAGELVKVAFQEGQMVKAGDLLAVIDPRPYEIALQQAQGTLAQDQAQLKNAQMDLQRYKDLFAQDSIAKQTLDTAAAQVGQYQGTLLTDQANVNNAKLNLEFTQIRAPISGRVGLRQLDVGNLVAANDTTALAVITQVQPISVVFTLPETTLDPVLARVRSGATLPVEAWDRGDRNQQATGVLHSIDNQIDTTTGTLKFKAYFDNKDLALFPNQFVNVHLLSDTLRQVTLAPSAAVQFGTNGTFVYAMDGDDKVRIRTLKIGASDGNVTVIEQGLAKGDRVVLEGTDRLRDGSSVEVVNDPAQVPATPGEHLKGEDAADKQAGTGHRSKAGV comes from the coding sequence ATGCAACCCGCCGGTACCCGTAAATTTCCCCGTTGGCTGTTTGGCCTGTTGATCCTCGTGCTGTTGATCGCCGCCGGCGTGTATTGGCGTTCCCATTCCACCAGCGCCCAGCACGAAGCCGGTCCCCCCGAGAAGGGCCGCCCCCACGGCGGCCGTCCGGGTGGCAACCCCATGCGCCCGGGTTTCGGCCCCAGCAGCGGGCCCACCCCGGTGCGGGTAGCGCCAGTGACCGTGGGCGACTTCCCGGTCTATAACAAGGCCCTGGGCACCGTGACGGCCACCAACACCATCAGCGTGCGCAGCCGCGTGGCGGGCGAGTTGGTCAAGGTCGCGTTCCAGGAAGGGCAGATGGTCAAGGCCGGCGACCTGCTGGCGGTCATCGACCCGCGCCCCTACGAGATCGCGCTGCAGCAGGCCCAAGGCACCCTGGCCCAGGACCAGGCGCAGTTGAAGAACGCACAGATGGACCTGCAGCGCTACAAGGACCTGTTCGCCCAGGACAGTATCGCCAAGCAGACACTGGACACCGCCGCCGCCCAGGTCGGCCAGTACCAGGGCACGTTGCTCACCGACCAGGCCAACGTCAACAACGCCAAGCTGAACCTGGAGTTCACCCAGATCCGCGCGCCGATCAGCGGCCGTGTGGGCCTGCGCCAACTGGACGTGGGCAACCTGGTGGCTGCCAATGACACCACCGCCCTGGCCGTGATTACCCAGGTACAGCCAATCAGCGTGGTCTTCACCCTGCCCGAAACCACCCTGGACCCGGTCCTGGCACGCGTGCGCAGCGGCGCCACCCTGCCCGTGGAAGCCTGGGACCGTGGCGACCGCAACCAGCAGGCCACTGGCGTGTTGCACAGCATCGACAACCAGATCGACACCACCACCGGCACACTGAAATTCAAGGCCTACTTCGATAACAAGGACCTGGCCCTGTTTCCCAACCAGTTCGTCAACGTCCACCTGCTGTCCGACACCCTTCGCCAGGTGACCCTGGCGCCGTCGGCGGCCGTGCAGTTCGGCACCAACGGCACCTTCGTGTACGCCATGGACGGTGACGACAAGGTGCGCATCCGCACCCTGAAGATCGGCGCGTCGGACGGTAACGTGACGGTCATCGAGCAAGGCCTGGCCAAAGGCGACCGCGTGGTGCTCGAAGGCACCGACCGCCTGCGCGACGGCAGCAGCGTGGAAGTGGTCAACGACCCGGCCCAGGTGCCTGCCACCCCCGGCGAGCACCTGAAGGGCGAAGACGCCGCCGACAAGCAGGCCGGTACCGGCCACCGGAGCAAGGCAGGCGTATGA
- the arnA gene encoding bifunctional UDP-4-amino-4-deoxy-L-arabinose formyltransferase/UDP-glucuronic acid oxidase ArnA — MNQKAVVFAYHDIGCAGINALLEAGYDIAAVFTHADDPKENNFYGSVAQLCARKGIAVHAPEDANHPIWVERIAKLDADFIFSFYYRNLLSEAVLASAKNGAYNLHGSLLPRYRGRAPANWVLVNGETETGVTLHRMVKRPDAGAIVAQQSVAIERADTGLSLHAKLRDAAAALLHDTLPLLAKGEVSETEQDESQASYFGRRTPADGLLDWKRPAEELFNLVRAVTQPFPGAFCAVGEHKLIVWSAEVVAGNQGFEPGHVISVEPLRIACGTDALQITAGQRNNDGLYLSGPQLARELGLVEGSKLVGKAAGRPVRRTRVLILGVNGFIGNHLSERLLRDDRYEIYGLDIGSDAIEHLRGNPRFHFVEGDISIHSEWIEYHIKKCDVVLPLVAIATPIEYTRNPLRVFELDFEENLKIVRHCVKYNKRVIFPSTSEVYGMCQDAQFDENTSNLVVGPINKQRWIYSVSKQLLDRVIWAYGDKGLKFTLFRPFNWMGPRLDRLDSARIGSSRAITQLILHLVEGTPIRLVDGGEQKRTFTDVDDGIEALARIIENRDGKCDGEIINIGNPTNEASIRQLGEELLRQFEAHPLRGNFPPFAGFREIESKAFYGNGYQDVTHRTPSIENARRLIDWTPTIELSETIGKTLDFFLREAMVEIESKR; from the coding sequence ATGAACCAGAAAGCTGTTGTCTTCGCCTACCACGATATCGGCTGCGCCGGCATCAACGCCCTGCTCGAGGCAGGCTACGACATCGCCGCCGTGTTCACCCACGCCGACGACCCCAAGGAAAACAACTTCTACGGCTCGGTGGCCCAACTCTGTGCCCGCAAGGGCATTGCGGTGCACGCCCCCGAAGATGCCAACCACCCCATCTGGGTCGAGCGTATCGCCAAGCTGGACGCCGACTTCATCTTCTCGTTCTACTACCGCAACCTGCTGAGCGAAGCCGTGCTGGCCAGCGCCAAAAACGGAGCCTACAACCTGCACGGCTCGCTGCTGCCGCGCTACCGCGGCCGCGCACCGGCCAACTGGGTGCTGGTCAACGGTGAAACCGAGACCGGCGTCACCCTGCACCGCATGGTCAAGCGCCCGGACGCCGGCGCCATCGTCGCCCAGCAAAGCGTGGCCATCGAGCGCGCCGATACCGGCCTGAGCCTGCACGCCAAGCTGCGCGATGCCGCGGCGGCCCTGCTGCACGACACCCTGCCGTTGCTGGCCAAGGGCGAAGTCAGCGAAACCGAGCAGGACGAAAGCCAAGCCTCGTACTTCGGCCGCCGTACCCCGGCCGATGGCCTGCTGGACTGGAAACGCCCAGCCGAGGAGCTGTTCAACCTGGTGCGCGCCGTGACCCAGCCGTTCCCGGGTGCCTTCTGCGCCGTGGGTGAGCACAAACTCATCGTCTGGAGCGCCGAAGTGGTCGCGGGCAATCAGGGCTTCGAACCTGGCCACGTGATCAGCGTCGAACCGCTGCGCATTGCCTGTGGCACCGACGCGCTGCAGATCACCGCCGGCCAGCGCAACAACGACGGCCTGTACCTGAGCGGCCCGCAGCTGGCCCGCGAACTGGGCCTGGTGGAAGGTTCGAAACTGGTGGGCAAGGCCGCTGGCCGCCCCGTGCGCCGCACCCGCGTGCTGATCCTGGGCGTCAACGGTTTCATCGGCAACCACCTGTCCGAGCGCCTGCTGCGCGACGACCGCTATGAAATCTACGGCCTGGACATCGGCTCCGACGCCATCGAACACCTGCGCGGCAACCCGCGTTTCCACTTCGTGGAAGGCGACATCAGCATCCACTCCGAGTGGATCGAATACCACATCAAGAAGTGCGACGTGGTCCTGCCGCTGGTGGCCATCGCCACCCCGATCGAATACACCCGCAACCCGCTGCGCGTGTTCGAACTGGACTTCGAGGAAAACCTGAAAATCGTTCGTCACTGCGTGAAATACAACAAGCGCGTGATCTTCCCGTCCACCTCGGAAGTCTATGGCATGTGCCAGGACGCCCAGTTCGACGAGAACACCTCCAACCTGGTGGTCGGCCCGATCAACAAGCAGCGCTGGATCTACTCGGTCTCCAAGCAATTGCTGGACCGCGTCATCTGGGCGTATGGCGACAAAGGCCTGAAGTTCACCCTGTTCCGCCCCTTCAACTGGATGGGCCCGCGCCTGGACCGCCTGGACTCGGCCCGCATCGGCAGCTCCCGTGCCATCACCCAGTTGATCCTGCACCTGGTGGAAGGCACCCCGATTCGCCTGGTGGACGGTGGTGAACAGAAACGTACCTTCACGGACGTCGACGATGGTATCGAGGCCCTGGCACGCATCATCGAAAACCGCGACGGCAAGTGCGATGGCGAAATCATCAACATCGGCAACCCGACCAACGAAGCCAGCATCCGCCAACTGGGCGAAGAACTGCTGCGCCAGTTCGAGGCACACCCGCTGCGCGGCAACTTCCCGCCGTTCGCCGGCTTCCGGGAAATCGAAAGCAAGGCGTTCTATGGCAATGGCTACCAGGACGTGACGCACCGCACGCCGAGCATCGAGAACGCCCGACGCCTGATCGACTGGACCCCGACCATCGAGCTCAGCGAAACCATCGGCAAGACCCTGGACTTCTTCCTGCGCGAAGCCATGGTTGAAATCGAGAGCAAGCGCTGA
- the arnB gene encoding UDP-4-amino-4-deoxy-L-arabinose aminotransferase has product MNQSFLPFSRPSMGDQEIAAVEQVLRSGWITTGPKAQELEQAFARRTGCAHAVALSSATGAMHIALLALGIGPGDEVITPSQTWVSTANMICLLGATPVFVDVDRDTLMADVAAIEAAITPRTKAIIPVHYAGAAFDLDPLYALADRHGIRVIEDAAHAVGTRYRGHEVGAQGTAIFSFHAIKNMTCAEGGMFVSDDEAFANRVRMLKFHGLGVDAYDRMTHGRKPQAMVQEPGFKYNLADINAAIALVQLERVEAINAKREQLAQAYLERLKHLPVLPLTQPAWPQQHAWHLFILRIDPERCGIARETFMKGLQDQGVGTGIHFIATHLHTWYRQRFPDVQLPHTEWNSARLCSIPLFPDMTLDDVERVACAIEKTLEHRP; this is encoded by the coding sequence ATGAATCAGAGTTTTCTCCCCTTTTCCCGTCCCAGCATGGGTGACCAGGAGATCGCCGCAGTAGAGCAGGTATTGCGCAGCGGTTGGATTACCACCGGCCCCAAGGCTCAGGAGCTCGAACAGGCATTCGCCCGTCGCACCGGCTGCGCCCATGCCGTGGCGCTGTCCTCCGCCACCGGCGCCATGCACATCGCGCTGCTGGCGCTGGGCATCGGCCCCGGTGACGAAGTGATCACACCTTCGCAAACCTGGGTGTCCACCGCCAACATGATCTGTCTGCTGGGGGCCACGCCAGTGTTCGTCGACGTGGACCGCGACACCCTGATGGCCGACGTCGCCGCCATCGAAGCCGCCATCACCCCGCGCACCAAGGCCATCATTCCGGTGCACTACGCCGGCGCCGCCTTTGACCTCGACCCGCTGTATGCGCTGGCCGACCGCCACGGCATTCGCGTGATCGAAGATGCCGCCCATGCCGTGGGCACCCGCTACCGGGGCCATGAAGTCGGCGCCCAGGGCACCGCGATTTTTTCGTTCCACGCCATCAAGAACATGACCTGCGCCGAAGGCGGCATGTTCGTCAGCGATGACGAAGCGTTCGCCAACCGCGTGCGCATGCTCAAGTTCCACGGCCTGGGCGTGGACGCCTACGACCGCATGACCCACGGCCGCAAGCCTCAGGCCATGGTTCAGGAGCCCGGCTTCAAGTACAACCTGGCCGACATCAATGCCGCCATCGCCCTGGTGCAACTGGAGCGCGTGGAAGCCATCAACGCCAAGCGCGAGCAACTGGCCCAGGCTTACCTCGAACGCCTCAAGCACCTGCCGGTGTTGCCGTTGACCCAGCCTGCCTGGCCGCAGCAACACGCCTGGCACCTGTTCATCCTGCGCATCGACCCCGAGCGCTGTGGCATCGCCCGCGAAACCTTCATGAAAGGCTTGCAGGATCAGGGCGTTGGCACCGGCATCCATTTCATCGCCACGCACCTGCACACCTGGTACCGCCAGCGGTTCCCGGACGTGCAGTTGCCCCACACCGAATGGAACTCGGCACGCCTGTGCTCCATCCCACTGTTCCCCGACATGACCCTCGACGATGTCGAGCGTGTTGCCTGCGCCATTGAAAAGACTCTGGAACACCGCCCGTGA
- the arnC gene encoding undecaprenyl-phosphate 4-deoxy-4-formamido-L-arabinose transferase, whose translation MRPYPINTVSIVIPVYNEEQSLPELLRRTEAACAQLSQKYEIVLVDDGSRDTSADILQDAAERPGSPVVAVILNRNYGQHAAIMAGFEQCIGDLVITLDADLQNPPEEIPRLVEQAALGYDVVGTVRNNRQDSALRRWPSKLINLAVQRSTGVAMSDYGCMLRAYRRSVVDAMLACRERSTFIPILANSFARHTTEVLVQHAEREYGDSKYSPMRLISLMFDLVTCMTTTPLRLLSVVGMGMATLGVLFALALIVLRLIYGAAWSGHGTFVLFAVLFVFTGGQFIGMGLLGEYLGRMYSDVRARPRFFIEKVLRSNDPVGTDSEPHPETSISISSSKAAS comes from the coding sequence GTGAGACCTTACCCGATCAACACCGTGTCCATCGTAATACCGGTGTACAACGAAGAACAGAGCCTGCCGGAACTGCTGCGCCGCACCGAAGCGGCCTGCGCGCAGCTCAGCCAGAAATACGAAATCGTGCTGGTCGACGACGGTAGCCGCGATACCTCGGCCGATATCCTGCAGGACGCCGCCGAGCGCCCGGGCAGCCCCGTGGTGGCGGTGATCCTGAACCGCAACTACGGCCAGCACGCCGCGATCATGGCAGGCTTCGAGCAATGCATCGGCGACCTGGTGATTACCCTGGACGCCGACCTGCAGAACCCCCCGGAAGAGATTCCGCGCCTGGTGGAACAGGCCGCGCTGGGCTACGACGTGGTCGGCACCGTGCGCAACAACCGCCAGGACTCGGCCTTGCGCCGCTGGCCCTCGAAACTGATCAACCTGGCCGTGCAGCGCTCCACCGGCGTGGCCATGAGCGACTACGGCTGCATGCTGCGCGCCTACCGCCGCAGCGTGGTCGACGCCATGCTGGCCTGCCGCGAGCGCAGCACCTTCATTCCGATCCTGGCCAACAGCTTCGCCCGCCACACCACCGAAGTGCTGGTGCAGCATGCCGAGCGCGAGTACGGCGATTCGAAGTACAGCCCCATGCGCCTGATCAGCCTGATGTTCGACCTGGTCACCTGCATGACCACCACGCCGTTGCGCCTGCTGAGCGTGGTCGGCATGGGCATGGCCACACTTGGCGTGCTGTTCGCCCTGGCGCTGATCGTGCTGCGCTTGATCTATGGCGCCGCATGGTCCGGCCACGGCACTTTCGTGCTGTTCGCCGTGCTGTTCGTGTTCACCGGCGGCCAGTTCATTGGCATGGGCCTGCTGGGTGAGTACCTGGGCCGCATGTACAGCGATGTGCGTGCCCGCCCGCGCTTCTTCATCGAGAAAGTGCTGCGCAGCAACGACCCCGTTGGCACCGACAGCGAACCTCATCCTGAAACATCGATTTCCATTTCTTCCAGCAAGGCTGCCTCATGA
- a CDS encoding OprD family outer membrane porin, giving the protein MIKKIVRPLLGAMLGSAALAAHADFIDDSHADLTLLNRYLNQQGSDVVGSNKKANSVRDWGQGFELNFKSGFTEGTVGFGLDVQAFYGVKLDSQEQQGSMFPLDDGKSANQFGVLSPTFKIRFLKDELRVGTLTQSNPMLANTDGRLYQQTNTGAQLVSKDLNNYVFTLGNITQTKIRNETGDQDMITGGGAKGSNRFSYGGADYIGIKNTTLSGWYSNLADYYQQFYLGLKHTDALPVGSLATDLRAYRSLGTGGNGDGDSDYAAAGYYGGTTTKGRINQSTFSLMESYSLMGHTVGLGAQKNTGNSDFPYLDSGLNSGDARQGPGSGADTPALTNLQLNKFQHAGERTFLALYRYDFGQLGLKGLGFSALYAHGDQIKVASGGDSEWERDLALSYVVPEGTLKGLGVTWKNAQANPEMTGQTHQDENRLYVSYVMPLW; this is encoded by the coding sequence ATGATCAAGAAGATAGTCCGTCCCCTGCTGGGTGCCATGCTGGGTAGCGCCGCCCTGGCGGCGCACGCTGATTTCATCGATGACAGCCATGCCGACCTGACGCTGCTCAACCGCTACTTGAACCAGCAGGGCAGTGACGTGGTTGGCAGCAACAAGAAAGCCAACAGCGTGCGCGACTGGGGCCAAGGCTTCGAGCTCAACTTCAAGTCCGGCTTCACCGAAGGCACCGTGGGCTTCGGCCTGGACGTGCAAGCCTTCTACGGCGTCAAGCTGGACTCGCAGGAACAACAGGGCAGCATGTTCCCACTGGACGATGGCAAGAGTGCCAACCAGTTCGGCGTGCTGAGCCCGACGTTCAAGATACGTTTCCTCAAGGATGAACTGCGCGTCGGTACCCTGACCCAGAGCAACCCGATGCTGGCCAACACCGATGGCCGCCTGTACCAACAGACCAATACCGGTGCGCAACTGGTGTCCAAGGACCTGAACAACTACGTGTTTACCCTGGGTAACATCACCCAGACCAAGATTCGCAACGAAACCGGCGACCAGGACATGATCACCGGTGGCGGCGCCAAGGGCAGCAACCGCTTCAGTTACGGCGGCGCTGACTACATCGGCATCAAGAACACCACCCTCAGCGGTTGGTACTCCAACCTCGCCGACTACTACCAGCAGTTCTACCTGGGCCTCAAGCACACCGACGCACTGCCGGTGGGTAGCCTGGCCACCGATCTGCGTGCCTACCGCAGCCTGGGCACGGGCGGCAACGGTGACGGCGACAGTGATTACGCCGCCGCGGGCTACTACGGCGGTACCACCACCAAGGGCCGCATCAACCAGTCGACCTTCAGCCTGATGGAAAGCTACAGCCTGATGGGCCACACCGTCGGCCTGGGCGCGCAGAAAAACACCGGCAACAGCGACTTCCCGTACCTGGATTCGGGCCTCAACAGTGGCGACGCGCGTCAAGGGCCTGGCAGTGGCGCCGATACCCCGGCGCTTACCAACCTGCAACTGAACAAATTCCAGCACGCCGGCGAGCGCACCTTCCTGGCGCTGTACAGGTATGACTTCGGCCAGTTGGGCCTCAAGGGCCTGGGCTTCTCGGCACTGTATGCCCACGGTGACCAGATCAAGGTGGCCAGCGGTGGCGATAGCGAATGGGAACGCGACCTGGCCCTGAGCTACGTAGTACCCGAGGGTACCCTCAAGGGCCTGGGCGTGACCTGGAAAAATGCCCAGGCTAACCCGGAGATGACCGGCCAGACCCATCAGGACGAGAACCGCTTGTACGTCAGCTACGTGATGCCGCTGTGGTAA
- the tpx gene encoding thiol peroxidase, whose amino-acid sequence MAQVTLKGNPVQVKGELPKVGTKAPGFSLVSGGLADVALSSFAGKRKVLNIFPSVDTPTCATSVRKFNAQANELANTVVLCISADLPFAQARFCGAEGLENVQNLSTLRGREFLENYGVALADGPLAGLAARAVVVLDENDNVLHTELVGEIAEEPNYDAALAVLK is encoded by the coding sequence ATGGCTCAAGTGACGCTCAAAGGCAACCCGGTTCAGGTCAAGGGTGAGCTGCCAAAAGTCGGTACCAAGGCGCCTGGGTTTTCCCTGGTCAGCGGTGGCCTGGCCGATGTGGCCCTGTCCAGCTTTGCGGGCAAGCGCAAAGTCCTGAACATCTTCCCAAGCGTTGACACCCCAACCTGCGCGACTTCCGTGCGCAAGTTCAACGCTCAAGCCAATGAACTGGCCAATACCGTGGTCCTGTGCATTTCTGCCGACCTGCCTTTCGCCCAGGCCCGCTTCTGCGGTGCCGAAGGCCTGGAAAACGTGCAGAACCTGTCCACCCTGCGTGGCCGCGAGTTCCTGGAGAACTACGGCGTCGCGCTGGCTGACGGCCCACTGGCTGGCCTGGCCGCCCGCGCCGTGGTGGTGCTGGACGAAAACGACAACGTGCTGCACACCGAGCTGGTCGGCGAAATCGCCGAAGAGCCCAACTACGATGCGGCCCTGGCTGTCTTGAAATAA
- a CDS encoding histidine phosphatase family protein: MPVTSVALPQPRLALRRRVVALGLLVFASLASATTLALRPEGPANISEAKVLRHAGLMEGWKAGKIVVLVRHGERCDRSDNACLGDPDGITLAGSQVASKVGDGLQAMGMAQAQVLTSPVTRTRQTAMFMFGEAATSQDWLANCRKSMLQDVVAHKQPGRNLVLVTHSECIDALEDQAGLSGGDGPGYASALFVSVDPASGTPRVLGYLNASQWPRLLHRMKG, translated from the coding sequence ATGCCGGTAACCTCTGTCGCCCTGCCCCAACCACGCCTGGCCCTTCGTCGCCGTGTCGTCGCCCTGGGCCTACTGGTATTCGCCAGCCTGGCATCGGCCACCACCTTGGCACTGCGCCCCGAGGGCCCGGCCAATATCAGTGAGGCCAAGGTGCTGCGCCATGCCGGGCTGATGGAGGGCTGGAAGGCCGGCAAGATCGTGGTGCTGGTGCGCCACGGCGAGCGCTGCGACCGCTCCGACAACGCCTGCCTGGGCGATCCCGATGGCATAACCCTGGCGGGCAGCCAGGTGGCGAGCAAAGTGGGCGATGGCCTGCAAGCGATGGGCATGGCCCAGGCTCAGGTACTGACCAGCCCCGTGACCCGCACCCGGCAGACCGCGATGTTCATGTTCGGCGAAGCCGCTACCTCCCAGGACTGGCTGGCCAACTGCCGCAAGAGCATGCTTCAGGACGTGGTAGCCCATAAGCAGCCCGGCCGCAACCTGGTCCTGGTGACGCACAGCGAATGCATCGACGCCCTGGAAGACCAGGCTGGCCTGAGCGGCGGCGATGGCCCCGGCTACGCCAGCGCGCTGTTCGTGTCGGTGGACCCGGCCAGCGGTACGCCGCGGGTGCTGGGGTACTTGAACGCCTCGCAATGGCCACGCCTGCTTCACCGCATGAAGGGTTAA